The genomic segment ATCATGGCGAAGAAAAGGCTCAGGAGTGGCTGCAGGGCGTTAAAAACAACCTGGCACGCAAGCCTCAGGGCGGTGATCGTGACCAGATCAAAGCCATCGCAGAAGGCGTATGCGATGTTGCCCTGGGTAACAGCTATTACTACGGCAACATGCTGATGGACGAAAACCAGCGCCCGACCGCCGAGCAGGTCAACCTGGTGTTCCCGAACACCAATGATCGCGGCACCCACGTTAACATCAGTGGTATTTCACTTACCCAGAGCGCGCCGAACAAGGACAACGCCATCAGGCTGATCGAGTTCCTGTCCTCACCGAACGCACAGCGCATCTACGCCGAGGCCAACTCTGAGTACCCGGCAAACCCGGAAATCAAACCAACTGGCATGGTTGCTGAGTGGGGCGAAATGAAGCCGGACAGTCTGTCGCTGCAGGAAATCGCCAACAACCGCAACGCAGCCGTTCGACTGATTGACCGCGTCGACTACGACGGCTAACCGGAACGGCCGGCCAATTGGCGCCGACTCCGGGCGCTTATAAGAAAGGGTACCAACAGCACGCTGGTACCCTTTTTAGTGTCTTTTTCAGAGACAGAAATGACCCCCGTCATTGCAGTGAGCCCCCTCAGTATCTAAAATCGCAATTCTTCTCATCACCACTTTCATAACGGGACAAGCATGACCGAGGTCGTTTCCAGTGCCAATCCGGGGCTTTCGCAACCACTTCTGGCCAAACGCACCTCGAAACGATGGATGATCAGTGCCCTGATCACCACGGCCATTGTCGCTTTACCGGTCTTCTCTGTGCTTTACCTGGCCTTGTTCCCTGATGAGAACATCTGGCCACACCTGATGGAAACCACCCTCCCCCGCTACCTCACAACCACCATCAAACTGATGATTGGCGTGGGCATTCTCACATTGATCATCGGGCTTTCCACCGCCTGGGCGGTCACCATGTGCGAGTTCCCGGGGCGAAAATTCTTCGAGTGGGCCCTGCTGCTGCCCTTTGCGGTGCCGGCCTACGTGATTGCCTACGTTTATACCAGCCTGCTCGACTACGCTGGGCCGGTCCAGAAAGCCCTACGGGAATGGTTTGGCTGGCAAAGCGCCGCAGACTACTGGTTCCCGGAGATTCGCAGCCTGGAAGGGGCGGTCCTGATGATCGGCCTGGTGCTCTACCCTTACGTTTATCTCCTGGGCCGCGCCGCCTTCATGGAGCAATCGCCGTCACTGTTTGCGGTCAGCCGCAGTCTTGGCCATTCCGCCATCAGTACGTTTTTCCGGGTAGTATTGCCCATTGCCCGCCCTGCTATCGCGGTAGGTTTGTCACTGGTGTTGATGGAAACCCTGAACGACTTCGGCACCGTCGACTTCTTTGCCGTACAAACCCTCACCCTGGGCCTGTTCGATACCTGGATGAACCTGGGCAACCTGGGCGGAGCGGCCCAGATCGCCACCACCATGCTTATGTTCGTGGTGATCCTGGTTACCCTGGAGCGATACTCCCGCAGGCGCCAGCAACAATTTGCCGCCCGCGATAACCGCGACCCCATCCACCGCTTTACCATGTCTTTTCCGCGCCAGATGATTTGCCTGGCCGTATGCGCCGTCCCTCTGATCTTCGGTTTCATTATTCCGGGCGCCACCCTTGGCTACTACGCATGGGAATACTTCGATGAAAGCTGGAACCCGAACTTCATTCGCAACACCTTTAACAGCCTGTTCCTGTCTGGTACCGCAGCGCTGACCACCCTGCTGATTGGCGTTACCCTCGCCTACAGCCGCCGGCTGCACAATACCCGAGGCATGCAAGTGCTGATGCGCCTTTCCAGCCTGGGTTACGCCATGCCCGGCGCGGTGCTTGCGGTTGGTGTGATTATTCCTTTGGCCGGTTTCGACAACTGGTTCGATGGCCTGATGCGGGATTACTTTGGCTTCAGCACCGGCCTGCTGCTGAGCGGCACTGCGTTTGCCCTGGTGTTTGCCTACACGGTTCGCTTTTTGGCGGTTTCCGCTGGCAGTGTGGAAAGCGCCCTGCAAAAAATCACACCGAGCATGGACATGGCCTCGCGCTCGCTGGGTCACACACCCGGTAAAACCCTGGTGAAGGTGCATCTGCCCATGCTCAGGGGCACCCTGGTGACCGCGGCCCTGGTGGTGTTTGTAGACTGCATGAAGGAACTGCCCGCCACCCTGATACTGCGTCCATTCAACTACGAAACCCTGGCCACCTATGTGTACCAGTTTGCTTCGGATGAGAAGCTGTACCACAGCGCACTGCCCTCCCTGATCATCGTGCTGGCGGGCATCATTCCGATCATTCTGATGAGCCGGTCCATCTCCAATTCCAGAACCATGACCTGATTTCGGCGGGCTCCGTAGCGGATTCAGAAACAGGAAGGCCCGGCAATTTGCCGGGCCTTCCTGTTTACCGCGTAGAGCGTTCTGCCATTACTGCCAGATAACCGGCTGCTTCTTCGCGTACCAGCTATCCACTTTCTCCTGGTAAGCGTCTTCAACCACGTTACGCTTGAGTTTCAGCGTCGGGGTCAGGAAGCTGTTCTCGATGGACCACTCATCGCTGACCACAGTAATGAACGCCAGTTGCTCGTGGGGATCAACGGTCTTGTTCACGTCTTTGATCAGCTGAGTGAAGCTCTCTTCAATTTCCTTGCGGAAGCTTTCATCGGCCATCTTCGGGCGAATCTCCTCACCCAGCAGCACCAGGGCATGGGGCTGGGTCTGGTTGGCACCAGACACACATACCAT from the Marinobacter sp. LQ44 genome contains:
- a CDS encoding ABC transporter permease, encoding MTEVVSSANPGLSQPLLAKRTSKRWMISALITTAIVALPVFSVLYLALFPDENIWPHLMETTLPRYLTTTIKLMIGVGILTLIIGLSTAWAVTMCEFPGRKFFEWALLLPFAVPAYVIAYVYTSLLDYAGPVQKALREWFGWQSAADYWFPEIRSLEGAVLMIGLVLYPYVYLLGRAAFMEQSPSLFAVSRSLGHSAISTFFRVVLPIARPAIAVGLSLVLMETLNDFGTVDFFAVQTLTLGLFDTWMNLGNLGGAAQIATTMLMFVVILVTLERYSRRRQQQFAARDNRDPIHRFTMSFPRQMICLAVCAVPLIFGFIIPGATLGYYAWEYFDESWNPNFIRNTFNSLFLSGTAALTTLLIGVTLAYSRRLHNTRGMQVLMRLSSLGYAMPGAVLAVGVIIPLAGFDNWFDGLMRDYFGFSTGLLLSGTAFALVFAYTVRFLAVSAGSVESALQKITPSMDMASRSLGHTPGKTLVKVHLPMLRGTLVTAALVVFVDCMKELPATLILRPFNYETLATYVYQFASDEKLYHSALPSLIIVLAGIIPIILMSRSISNSRTMT